One Stenotrophomonas sp. SAU14A_NAIMI4_5 DNA segment encodes these proteins:
- the ftsH gene encoding ATP-dependent zinc metalloprotease FtsH has product MNDLTKNLLLWVVVAVVLMVVFQSFSPKSSGAGAQGATYSQFLDQVDSGNVQKVTFGGDSRGLTNQLTYTTRGGQTATIAAPADRDLINVLRTKNVDIVQEEPSSGISFAAILMNFLPVILIIGFWLFIMRQMQGGGGGAKGAMSFGKSRAKLQGEDQIKVTFADVAGCDEAKEEVGELVDFLRDPSKFTKLGGKIPRGVLMVGPPGTGKTLLAKAIAGEAKVPFFSISGSDFVEMFVGVGASRVRDMFEQAKKHAPCIIFIDEIDAVGRHRGAGLGGGHDEREQTLNQLLVEMDGFEGGEGVIVIAATNRPDVLDPALLRPGRFDRQVVVGLPDVKGREHILKVHMRKLPLADDVEPMVIARGTPGFSGADLANLCNEAALFAARGNEKEVRMDHFDRARDKILMGAERRSMAMSEEEKTLTAYHEAGHAIVGRLVPEHDPVYKVTIIPRGRALGVTMYLPEGDKYSMNRVAIKSQLCSLYGGRVAEELIFGADKVTTGASNDIERATKMARNMVTKWGLSDQLGPIAYGEEDDEVFLGRSVTQHKSVSNDTARRIDEEVRNILDEAYARTTELMTANLDKLHAMSQLLLQYETIDAPQIDAIMEGRDPPPPAGWNKSNKDGGGNDKGGDARPLPPIAGPAESH; this is encoded by the coding sequence ATGAACGACTTGACCAAGAACCTCCTGCTATGGGTGGTCGTCGCCGTCGTGCTGATGGTGGTCTTCCAGAGCTTCTCGCCCAAGTCCTCCGGGGCCGGGGCGCAGGGCGCGACGTATTCGCAGTTCCTGGACCAGGTGGACAGCGGCAACGTGCAGAAGGTCACCTTCGGTGGCGATTCGCGCGGCCTGACCAACCAGCTCACCTACACCACCCGTGGCGGCCAGACGGCCACCATCGCCGCGCCGGCTGATCGCGACCTGATAAACGTGCTGCGCACCAAGAACGTGGACATCGTGCAGGAAGAGCCGTCCAGCGGCATTTCCTTCGCGGCCATCCTGATGAACTTCCTGCCGGTCATCCTGATCATCGGCTTCTGGCTGTTCATCATGCGCCAGATGCAGGGCGGTGGCGGCGGTGCCAAGGGCGCGATGTCCTTCGGCAAGTCGCGCGCCAAGCTGCAGGGCGAGGACCAGATCAAGGTCACCTTCGCCGATGTCGCCGGCTGCGACGAGGCCAAGGAAGAAGTGGGCGAACTGGTCGACTTCCTGCGCGACCCGTCCAAGTTCACCAAGCTGGGCGGCAAGATCCCGCGCGGCGTGCTGATGGTGGGCCCGCCGGGTACCGGCAAGACGCTGCTGGCCAAGGCCATCGCCGGCGAAGCCAAGGTGCCGTTCTTCTCGATCTCCGGTTCGGACTTCGTGGAAATGTTCGTCGGCGTCGGCGCCAGCCGCGTCCGCGACATGTTCGAGCAGGCCAAGAAGCACGCGCCGTGCATCATCTTCATCGACGAAATCGACGCCGTCGGTCGCCACCGTGGTGCCGGCCTGGGCGGCGGTCATGACGAGCGCGAGCAGACCCTGAACCAGCTGCTGGTCGAAATGGACGGCTTCGAGGGTGGTGAGGGCGTGATCGTCATCGCCGCGACCAACCGTCCGGACGTGCTGGACCCGGCGCTGCTGCGCCCGGGCCGTTTCGACCGCCAGGTCGTGGTCGGCCTGCCGGACGTGAAGGGCCGCGAGCACATCCTGAAGGTGCACATGCGCAAGCTGCCGCTGGCCGACGACGTCGAGCCGATGGTGATCGCGCGTGGTACCCCGGGCTTCTCCGGTGCAGACCTGGCCAACCTCTGCAACGAGGCCGCCCTGTTCGCCGCACGTGGCAACGAGAAGGAAGTCCGCATGGACCACTTCGACCGTGCCCGCGACAAGATCCTGATGGGTGCCGAGCGCCGCTCGATGGCCATGAGCGAGGAAGAGAAGACCCTGACCGCCTACCACGAGGCAGGCCACGCCATCGTCGGCCGCCTGGTGCCCGAGCATGATCCGGTCTACAAGGTCACGATCATTCCGCGCGGTCGTGCGCTGGGTGTGACCATGTACCTGCCGGAAGGCGACAAGTACTCGATGAACCGCGTGGCGATCAAGTCGCAGCTGTGCTCGCTGTACGGCGGTCGTGTGGCCGAAGAGCTGATCTTCGGCGCCGACAAGGTCACCACCGGTGCGTCCAACGACATCGAGCGCGCCACCAAGATGGCCCGCAACATGGTCACCAAGTGGGGTCTGTCGGATCAGCTCGGCCCGATCGCCTATGGCGAAGAGGATGACGAGGTGTTCCTGGGCCGTTCGGTCACCCAGCACAAGAGCGTGTCCAACGACACCGCGCGCCGCATCGACGAGGAAGTGCGCAACATCCTCGACGAGGCCTACGCACGCACCACCGAGCTGATGACGGCCAACCTGGACAAGCTGCACGCGATGTCGCAGCTGCTGCTGCAGTACGAGACCATCGACGCGCCGCAGATCGACGCCATCATGGAAGGCCGCGATCCGCCGCCGCCGGCGGGCTGGAACAAGTCCAACAAGGACGGTGGTGGCAACGACAAGGGCGGCGATGCTCGTCCGCTGCCGCCGATCGCCGGCCCGGCCGAGTCGCACTGA
- the folP gene encoding dihydropteroate synthase, giving the protein MFDISPQLDCAGRILRLDRARVMGIVNVTPDSFSDGGAHDSTDAAVAHGLKLVEEGADLLDIGGESTRPGAAPVSVEEELQRVLPVIEQLAARTTVPISIDTFKPEVMRASVASGAGMINDIFGLRQEGALEAAADTGVPVVLMHMQGEPGHMQADPHYDDVVAEVHGFLVQRLFAAEMACIAKKNLLIDLGFGFGKTTAHNMTLLARSERFLELGVPMLAGLSRKRSLGELTGREVATERVAASVAAHLIAVQRGARIVRVHDVAATVDALKIWEAVDAVPAPRVDAAPSIRWPDED; this is encoded by the coding sequence ATGTTCGATATCTCCCCCCAGCTCGACTGCGCCGGCCGCATCCTGCGCCTGGACCGTGCCCGGGTCATGGGCATCGTCAACGTCACCCCGGATTCGTTCTCCGATGGTGGCGCCCACGACAGCACCGACGCCGCCGTGGCCCATGGCCTGAAGCTGGTGGAGGAGGGCGCCGACCTGCTCGATATCGGCGGCGAGTCGACCCGCCCGGGTGCCGCGCCGGTGTCGGTGGAAGAAGAACTGCAGCGCGTGCTGCCGGTGATCGAACAGCTTGCTGCGCGCACCACCGTGCCGATCAGCATCGACACCTTCAAGCCGGAGGTGATGCGCGCGTCCGTGGCGTCCGGCGCTGGCATGATCAACGACATCTTCGGCCTGCGTCAGGAAGGCGCGCTGGAGGCGGCCGCCGATACCGGGGTGCCGGTGGTGCTGATGCACATGCAGGGCGAGCCCGGCCACATGCAGGCCGACCCTCATTACGACGACGTGGTCGCCGAGGTCCACGGTTTCCTCGTGCAGCGCCTGTTTGCTGCCGAAATGGCCTGCATCGCCAAAAAGAATCTGCTGATCGACCTGGGCTTCGGCTTCGGCAAGACCACCGCGCACAACATGACCCTGCTGGCCCGTTCCGAGCGCTTCCTCGAGCTGGGCGTGCCGATGCTGGCCGGCCTGTCGCGCAAGCGCAGCCTGGGCGAGCTGACCGGCCGCGAGGTGGCGACCGAGCGCGTGGCCGCGTCGGTGGCGGCGCACCTGATCGCCGTGCAGCGCGGCGCCCGCATCGTGCGCGTGCATGACGTGGCCGCCACGGTCGATGCCCTGAAGATCTGGGAGGCCGTGGACGCGGTGCCCGCACCCCGCGTCGATGCTGCCCCGTCGATCCGCTGGCCGGACGAAGACTGA
- the miaA gene encoding tRNA (adenosine(37)-N6)-dimethylallyltransferase MiaA: MAVDQRPLAIAVMGPTASGKTATAIRLAQELDGEIVSVDSALVYRGLDIGSAKPDAAERAQAPHHLLDLRDPWQTYSAAEFAADAGRVVADIVARGKTPILAGGTGLYFRALLQGLSPMPEADPAMREMLSAEAAERGWAALHAELAQVDPAAAARIHATDPQRIQRALEVYRLTGTPITEWQRRPGVAPLPVRTLKLILAPRDRAVLHQRIEARFDAMLGQGFLDEVRALRALSQMAAVPAPLDLPAVRAVGYRQAWEFLDGQGDAARFRDKAIFATRQLAKRQLTWLRGELDARWFDPHIDHERLSGAVSTFVAR, from the coding sequence ATGGCTGTCGACCAGCGTCCGCTGGCGATCGCGGTGATGGGCCCGACCGCCAGTGGCAAGACCGCCACGGCGATCCGCCTGGCCCAGGAGTTGGACGGCGAGATCGTCAGCGTCGATTCGGCGCTGGTTTACCGTGGCCTGGACATCGGTTCGGCCAAGCCCGACGCCGCCGAGCGTGCGCAGGCACCGCATCACCTGCTGGATCTGCGCGATCCCTGGCAGACCTATTCGGCGGCCGAGTTCGCCGCTGATGCCGGCCGCGTGGTGGCCGACATCGTCGCCCGCGGCAAGACCCCGATCCTGGCTGGCGGCACCGGGCTGTATTTCCGTGCCCTGCTGCAGGGACTCTCGCCGATGCCCGAGGCCGACCCGGCAATGCGCGAGATGCTCAGTGCCGAGGCCGCCGAACGCGGTTGGGCCGCCCTGCATGCCGAGCTGGCGCAGGTCGACCCGGCCGCCGCTGCCCGCATCCACGCCACCGACCCGCAGCGCATCCAGCGGGCGCTGGAGGTCTACCGGCTGACCGGCACCCCGATCACTGAATGGCAGCGCCGCCCCGGCGTGGCGCCGTTGCCGGTGCGGACCCTGAAACTGATCCTGGCCCCGCGCGACCGGGCCGTGCTGCACCAGCGCATCGAGGCCCGCTTCGACGCCATGCTGGGGCAGGGCTTTCTGGACGAGGTGCGCGCCCTGCGGGCCCTGTCGCAGATGGCGGCCGTGCCCGCGCCGCTGGACCTGCCGGCGGTGCGCGCGGTCGGCTACCGCCAGGCCTGGGAATTCCTCGACGGGCAGGGCGACGCCGCCCGCTTCCGTGACAAGGCCATTTTCGCCACCCGGCAGCTGGCCAAGCGCCAGCTGACCTGGCTGCGTGGCGAGCTTGATGCCCGCTGGTTCGATCCCCATATCGACCACGAGCGCCTGTCCGGCGCGGTGTCGACCTTCGTCGCACGCTGA
- the hfq gene encoding RNA chaperone Hfq, giving the protein MSKGQSLQDPFLNALRRERVPVSVYLVNGIKLQGTIESFDQFVVLLRNTVSQMVYKHAISTVVPARNVKVGPGGGYVQSGETDGQAGDEADE; this is encoded by the coding sequence ATGTCCAAGGGGCAATCGCTGCAGGATCCTTTCTTGAACGCACTGCGGCGCGAACGCGTGCCGGTTTCGGTGTACCTGGTCAACGGCATCAAGCTGCAGGGCACGATCGAATCGTTCGATCAGTTCGTGGTCCTGCTGCGCAACACCGTCAGCCAGATGGTCTACAAGCACGCCATTTCCACCGTGGTGCCGGCGCGTAACGTGAAGGTCGGGCCGGGTGGTGGCTACGTGCAGTCAGGTGAAACTGATGGACAGGCGGGTGATGAAGCAGACGAGTAA
- the hflX gene encoding ribosome rescue GTPase HflX — MFDRSKKGENALLIQPHFGKLEEDVLEEFGDLARSAGASIAATITARLDRPNPSTLIGSGKLDEIKAAADATGADLILVNHSLSPGQERNLERFLERRVIDRTGLILDIFAQRAHSHEGKLQVELAQLRHLATRLVRGWTHLERQRGGSIGLRGPGETQLETDRRLLQKRVEQLQKRLEKVETQRTQMRRARLRSELPRVALVGYTNAGKSTLFNALTGAEAYAADQLFATLDPTVRRIAVPGGSVVLADTVGFVRDLPHDLVAAFRSTLSEAREADFLLHLVDAADPHREERIAQVDEVLTAVGAGDLPQLLVFNKIDRIEGAEVRHDGQDGIPDPSRRERVWISARDGEGLELLQSVLGKRLGLQHVSGELRLPPSAGRLRARLHQLEVIRSEAADEDGWLLQVDIPIAEAEKLAASPDGGPIRALLPEKLPEW; from the coding sequence ATGTTTGACCGCTCGAAAAAGGGCGAAAACGCCCTGTTGATCCAGCCCCATTTCGGCAAGCTGGAAGAAGACGTGCTGGAAGAGTTCGGTGATCTGGCCCGCTCGGCAGGGGCCAGCATCGCCGCCACCATCACCGCGCGCCTGGACCGTCCCAACCCGTCGACCCTGATCGGCAGCGGCAAGCTGGACGAGATCAAGGCTGCGGCTGACGCAACCGGCGCGGACCTGATCCTGGTCAACCATTCGCTGAGCCCGGGCCAGGAACGCAACCTGGAACGGTTCCTGGAGCGCCGGGTGATCGACCGTACCGGCCTGATCCTGGACATCTTCGCCCAGCGTGCGCACAGCCACGAAGGCAAGCTGCAGGTCGAGCTGGCGCAGCTGCGCCACCTGGCCACGCGGCTGGTGCGCGGCTGGACCCACCTTGAGCGTCAGCGCGGCGGTTCGATCGGCCTGCGCGGCCCGGGTGAAACCCAGCTGGAAACCGACCGCCGCCTGCTGCAGAAGCGGGTGGAGCAGCTGCAGAAGCGGCTGGAAAAGGTTGAAACGCAGCGCACCCAGATGCGCCGCGCACGCCTGCGCAGCGAGCTGCCGCGCGTGGCCCTGGTTGGCTATACCAATGCCGGCAAGTCGACCCTGTTCAATGCGCTGACCGGTGCCGAGGCTTACGCCGCCGACCAGCTGTTCGCCACCCTGGACCCGACGGTGCGCCGCATCGCCGTGCCCGGCGGCAGCGTGGTGCTGGCCGATACCGTGGGCTTCGTGCGCGATCTGCCGCATGACCTGGTCGCCGCGTTCCGCTCGACCCTGTCCGAAGCGCGCGAGGCCGATTTCCTGCTGCACCTGGTCGACGCCGCCGATCCGCACCGCGAGGAGCGCATCGCCCAGGTCGACGAGGTCCTGACCGCCGTCGGTGCCGGTGACCTGCCGCAGCTGCTGGTGTTCAACAAGATCGACCGCATCGAGGGTGCCGAAGTGCGCCACGACGGCCAGGACGGTATCCCTGATCCCTCGCGCCGCGAGCGGGTCTGGATCTCGGCCCGTGACGGCGAAGGTCTGGAACTGCTGCAGAGCGTGCTGGGCAAGCGCCTGGGCCTGCAGCACGTCAGCGGCGAACTGCGTCTGCCGCCCAGCGCCGGCCGCCTGCGCGCGCGCCTGCACCAGCTGGAAGTGATCCGCAGCGAAGCGGCCGACGAAGACGGCTGGCTGCTGCAGGTCGACATCCCGATCGCCGAAGCCGAGAAGCTGGCCGCCAGCCCCGACGGCGGCCCGATCCGCGCCCTGCTGCCGGAAAAATTGCCGGAGTGGTAA
- a CDS encoding MFS family transporter, with translation MSHVSPDALPQYTAAEKRHRVFAIMSASSGNLVEWFDFYVYAFCAIYFAGAFFPASNPTVQLLNTAGVFAAGFLMRPIGGWLFGRIADRLGRKKSLLISVSMMCGGSLMVACLPTYATIGAMAPVLLLVARLIQGLSVGGEYGTTATYMSEVALRGQRGFFSSFQYVTLIGGQLLAVLVIVIMEALLSEAEIRAWGWRIPFVLGAVAAVVALLLRRTLHETQSEADRDDKDAGSLSALFRDHKAAFFTVLGYTAGGSLIFYTFTTYMQKFLVNTVHLPIKTASYVMTGALFLYMCMQPLFGMLSDRIGRRTSMMLFGALGALTTVPILITLQHVSSPWAAFGLIVLALAIVSFYTSISGIVKAEMFPPQVRALGVGLAYAIGNAIFGGSAEYAALGLKSLGHEQLFFWYVTVMMVVAFLVSLRLPRQARYLHHDH, from the coding sequence ATGTCCCACGTCAGCCCCGACGCACTCCCCCAGTACACCGCGGCGGAGAAACGCCACCGCGTGTTCGCCATCATGTCGGCCTCGTCCGGCAACCTGGTGGAATGGTTCGACTTCTACGTCTACGCCTTCTGCGCCATCTACTTCGCCGGCGCGTTCTTCCCCGCCTCCAACCCGACCGTGCAGCTGCTCAACACGGCAGGCGTGTTCGCCGCCGGCTTCCTGATGCGGCCCATCGGCGGCTGGCTGTTCGGCCGCATCGCTGATCGCCTTGGTCGCAAGAAATCGCTGCTGATCTCGGTCAGCATGATGTGCGGTGGCTCGCTGATGGTCGCCTGCCTGCCGACCTACGCCACCATCGGCGCGATGGCCCCGGTCCTGCTGCTGGTCGCCCGGCTCATCCAGGGCCTGTCGGTCGGCGGCGAGTACGGCACCACCGCCACCTACATGAGCGAGGTCGCCCTGCGTGGCCAGCGCGGCTTCTTCTCGTCTTTCCAGTACGTCACCCTCATCGGTGGCCAGCTGCTGGCGGTGCTGGTCATCGTCATCATGGAAGCGCTGCTGAGCGAGGCGGAAATCCGCGCTTGGGGCTGGCGCATCCCGTTCGTGCTCGGCGCCGTCGCCGCCGTGGTCGCGCTGCTGCTGCGCCGTACCCTGCATGAAACGCAGAGCGAGGCCGACCGCGATGACAAGGACGCCGGCAGCCTGTCCGCGCTGTTCCGTGACCACAAGGCCGCCTTCTTCACCGTGCTCGGCTATACCGCCGGCGGCTCGCTGATCTTCTACACCTTCACCACCTACATGCAGAAGTTCCTGGTCAACACGGTGCACCTGCCGATCAAGACCGCCAGCTACGTGATGACCGGCGCGCTGTTCCTCTACATGTGCATGCAGCCGCTGTTCGGCATGCTGTCCGACCGCATCGGCCGCCGCACCAGCATGATGCTGTTCGGTGCGCTGGGCGCGCTCACCACCGTGCCGATCCTGATCACCCTGCAGCACGTCAGCAGCCCGTGGGCAGCGTTCGGCTTGATCGTGCTGGCGCTGGCCATCGTCAGCTTCTACACCTCCATCTCCGGCATCGTGAAGGCGGAGATGTTCCCGCCGCAGGTGCGCGCGCTCGGCGTCGGCCTGGCGTACGCCATCGGCAACGCGATCTTCGGCGGCAGCGCCGAGTACGCCGCGCTGGGCCTGAAGAGCCTGGGCCATGAGCAGCTGTTCTTCTGGTACGTCACGGTGATGATGGTGGTGGCCTTCCTGGTCAGCCTGCGCCTGCCGCGCCAGGCCCGTTACCTGCACCATGACCACTGA
- a CDS encoding CinA family protein, translated as MPMSFPSDADLHAQAAALGQRLQQAALQLVTAESCSGGWIAKCMTDIAGSSAFFDCGMVVYSYEAKQRLLGVRAQTLEQFGAVSREAVLEMVSGALINSGAGIAVAVTGIAGPGGGSPDKPVGSVWIGWKRRGGYARAELFQFDGDREAIRRQTVAAALHGIDAQL; from the coding sequence ATGCCGATGTCCTTCCCCTCCGACGCCGATCTCCATGCCCAGGCCGCCGCGCTTGGGCAGCGCCTGCAGCAGGCCGCGCTGCAACTGGTCACCGCCGAAAGCTGCAGCGGTGGCTGGATCGCCAAGTGCATGACCGATATCGCCGGCTCCTCGGCGTTCTTCGACTGCGGCATGGTGGTCTACAGCTATGAAGCCAAGCAGCGCCTGCTGGGCGTGCGCGCGCAGACCCTGGAACAGTTCGGCGCGGTCAGCCGCGAGGCCGTGCTGGAAATGGTGTCCGGCGCGCTGATCAATTCCGGTGCAGGGATCGCGGTGGCGGTGACCGGCATCGCCGGGCCCGGCGGCGGCAGCCCGGACAAGCCGGTGGGCAGCGTCTGGATCGGCTGGAAGCGCCGCGGCGGCTATGCCCGCGCCGAGCTGTTCCAGTTCGACGGCGACCGCGAAGCCATACGGCGGCAGACCGTGGCAGCGGCATTGCACGGCATCGACGCCCAGCTGTGA
- the ubiB gene encoding 2-polyprenylphenol 6-hydroxylase: MWETLGTVRDLGRLQEIAAVLIRYGFGDVVRRIGLATVLERAGRLLHWNEESQQMLRMTAPVRVRSALQDLGPTFVKLGQVLATRVDLLPPEWISELSELQNAVPALPYAAIREQLESDLGASPSQVFAFLDETPMAAASLAQAHRARLHDGREVVLKVRRPGIRDVVEADLRLLARLAEIVEARLPDLRRYRPAEVVQQFTVSLRRELDFAAECRNAERISRNFQGRDDILIPEVHWQWTCESLNVQDFVDGIPGRDLAGVDAAGLDRRELARRGADIVLKMVLEDGSFHADPHPGNIIYLRDGRIGVIDFGMVGALSEVRRFQVAQLLHGLVEQDPQGVADVLLDWAGGVEVDENRLQHDISQFVDQYRGVPLKDLRIGLMLGDITQLLRSYSLTLPADLALMIKAFLTLEGMGRQLDPDFDMASAARPFLERVVLQRYAPRALLKRGRRSLLGMIDFAGELPRDLRKLVQAARRGRLQLKVETSALQGFGDQVNRAANRLVMGIVTAALIIGSSIVMHSVGGISSRWLLALGVCGFVGAGFCGVWILFSIWRSGKHA; the protein is encoded by the coding sequence ATGTGGGAGACGCTGGGTACCGTCCGTGACCTGGGCCGGCTGCAGGAAATCGCGGCCGTCCTGATCCGATACGGCTTCGGCGACGTGGTCCGGCGCATCGGCCTGGCCACCGTGCTTGAGCGCGCGGGCCGCCTGCTGCACTGGAACGAGGAAAGCCAGCAGATGCTGCGCATGACCGCACCGGTGCGCGTGCGCAGTGCCCTGCAGGATCTCGGCCCGACCTTCGTCAAGCTGGGCCAGGTGCTGGCCACCCGCGTCGACCTGCTGCCGCCGGAATGGATTTCCGAGCTGTCCGAACTGCAGAACGCGGTACCGGCGCTGCCGTACGCGGCCATCCGCGAGCAGCTGGAATCCGACCTGGGCGCGTCGCCGTCGCAGGTGTTCGCCTTCCTCGATGAAACCCCGATGGCCGCCGCCTCGCTGGCCCAGGCCCATCGCGCGCGCCTGCATGACGGCCGCGAGGTGGTGCTGAAGGTGCGCCGCCCCGGCATCCGCGACGTGGTGGAGGCCGACCTGCGCCTGCTCGCGCGGCTGGCCGAGATCGTCGAGGCGCGGCTGCCGGACCTGCGCCGCTACCGCCCGGCCGAAGTGGTCCAGCAGTTCACCGTGTCGCTGCGCCGCGAGCTGGATTTCGCCGCCGAATGCCGCAACGCCGAGCGCATCAGCCGTAATTTCCAGGGCCGCGACGACATCCTGATTCCCGAAGTGCACTGGCAGTGGACCTGCGAGAGCCTGAACGTCCAGGATTTCGTCGACGGCATTCCCGGTCGCGATCTGGCCGGCGTGGATGCGGCGGGGCTGGACCGCCGTGAGCTGGCCCGGCGCGGTGCCGACATCGTGCTGAAGATGGTGCTGGAGGACGGCAGCTTCCACGCCGATCCGCACCCCGGCAACATCATCTACCTGCGCGACGGCCGCATCGGCGTGATCGATTTCGGCATGGTCGGTGCGCTGTCCGAAGTGCGCCGCTTCCAGGTCGCACAGCTGCTGCATGGCCTGGTCGAACAGGACCCGCAGGGCGTGGCCGACGTCCTGCTGGACTGGGCCGGTGGCGTGGAAGTCGATGAGAACCGGCTGCAGCACGACATCAGCCAGTTCGTCGACCAGTACCGTGGCGTGCCGCTGAAGGACCTGCGCATCGGCCTGATGCTGGGCGACATCACCCAGCTGCTGCGCAGCTACAGCCTGACCTTGCCGGCCGACCTAGCGCTGATGATCAAGGCGTTCCTGACCCTGGAGGGCATGGGCCGCCAGCTCGACCCGGATTTCGACATGGCCAGCGCCGCGCGCCCGTTCCTGGAGCGGGTGGTGCTGCAGCGCTACGCACCGCGTGCGCTGCTCAAGCGCGGCCGGCGCAGCCTGCTGGGCATGATCGACTTCGCAGGCGAACTGCCGCGCGACCTGCGCAAACTGGTCCAGGCCGCGCGCCGCGGACGCCTGCAGCTGAAGGTGGAAACCAGCGCGCTGCAGGGCTTCGGCGACCAGGTGAACCGCGCCGCCAACCGCCTGGTGATGGGCATTGTCACCGCCGCGCTGATCATCGGCTCGTCCATCGTCATGCACAGCGTCGGCGGCATCTCCAGCCGCTGGCTGCTGGCGCTGGGCGTCTGCGGCTTCGTCGGCGCCGGCTTCTGCGGCGTGTGGATCCTGTTTTCCATATGGAGAAGCGGTAAGCACGCGTAA
- the lexA gene encoding transcriptional repressor LexA, with protein MDLTDTQQAILQLIAERIESEGAPPSQTEIARAFGFKGVRAAQYHLEALEQAGAIRRIPGQARGIRLVQAPPIEKLAEPGLPDSVLRLPVLGRVAAGLPIGADIGSDDFVVLDRVFFSPAPDYLLKVQGDSMIDEGIFDGDLIGVHRTRDAHSGQIVVARIDDEITVKLLKIAKDRIRLLPRNPDYKPIEVLPDQDFAIEGLYCGLLRPNR; from the coding sequence ATGGACCTGACCGACACCCAGCAGGCGATCCTGCAGTTGATCGCCGAGCGTATCGAGAGCGAAGGCGCACCGCCGTCGCAGACTGAAATCGCCCGCGCCTTCGGCTTCAAGGGCGTGCGCGCGGCCCAGTACCACCTGGAGGCCCTCGAGCAGGCCGGTGCGATCCGTCGCATCCCCGGCCAGGCCCGCGGCATCCGCCTGGTGCAGGCGCCGCCGATCGAGAAGCTGGCCGAGCCGGGCCTGCCCGACAGCGTCCTGCGCCTGCCGGTGCTGGGCCGTGTCGCCGCCGGCCTGCCGATCGGCGCCGACATCGGTTCGGACGATTTCGTGGTCCTGGACCGGGTGTTCTTCTCGCCGGCGCCGGATTACCTGCTGAAGGTGCAGGGCGATTCGATGATCGACGAGGGCATCTTCGACGGTGACCTGATCGGCGTGCACCGCACCCGCGACGCCCACTCCGGGCAGATCGTGGTGGCCCGCATCGACGACGAGATCACCGTCAAGCTGCTGAAGATCGCCAAGGACCGCATCCGCCTGTTGCCGCGCAACCCCGACTACAAGCCGATCGAGGTCCTGCCCGACCAGGATTTCGCGATCGAGGGCCTGTACTGCGGCCTGCTGCGGCCCAACCGCTGA
- the recA gene encoding recombinase RecA, which yields MDENKKRALAAALGQIEKQFGKGSVMRMGDRVVEPVEAIPTGSLMLDIALGIGGLPKGRVVEIYGPESSGKTTLTLQAIAECQKMGGTAAFIDAEHALDPIYAAKLGVNVDDLLLSQPDTGEQALEIADMLVRSGSVDILVVDSVAALTPKAEIEGEMGDQLPGLQARLMSQALRKLTGNIKRSNTLVVFINQLRMKIGVMMPGQSPEVTTGGNALKFYASVRLDIRRIGAIKKGDEIIGNQTKIKVVKNKLAPPFKQVITEILYGEGISREGELIDMGVEAKLVEKAGAWYSYGEERIGQGKDNARGYLRDNPTVAAKLEAELREKFQPSEAAREEGDDDGDDE from the coding sequence ATGGACGAGAACAAAAAGCGCGCATTGGCTGCTGCTCTGGGCCAGATCGAAAAGCAGTTCGGCAAGGGCTCGGTGATGCGCATGGGCGACCGCGTGGTCGAACCCGTCGAAGCCATCCCGACCGGCTCGCTGATGCTCGACATCGCACTGGGCATCGGCGGTCTGCCGAAGGGTCGTGTCGTTGAAATCTACGGTCCGGAGTCGTCGGGCAAAACCACCCTGACCCTGCAGGCCATCGCCGAATGCCAGAAGATGGGCGGCACCGCTGCCTTCATCGACGCCGAGCATGCGCTGGACCCGATCTACGCCGCCAAGCTGGGCGTGAACGTGGACGACCTGCTGCTGTCGCAGCCGGATACCGGTGAGCAGGCGCTGGAAATCGCCGACATGCTGGTCCGTTCGGGTTCGGTGGACATCCTGGTGGTCGACTCGGTCGCTGCGCTGACCCCCAAGGCCGAAATCGAAGGCGAAATGGGTGACCAGCTGCCGGGCCTGCAGGCCCGCCTGATGAGCCAGGCCCTGCGCAAGCTGACCGGCAACATCAAGCGCTCCAACACCCTGGTGGTCTTCATCAACCAGCTGCGCATGAAGATCGGCGTGATGATGCCGGGCCAGAGCCCGGAAGTGACCACCGGCGGCAACGCGCTGAAGTTCTACGCCTCGGTGCGCCTGGACATCCGCCGTATCGGCGCGATCAAGAAGGGCGACGAGATCATCGGCAACCAGACCAAGATCAAGGTCGTCAAGAACAAGCTGGCGCCCCCGTTCAAGCAGGTCATCACCGAGATCCTGTACGGCGAAGGCATCAGCCGCGAAGGCGAGCTGATCGACATGGGCGTGGAAGCCAAGCTGGTCGAGAAGGCCGGTGCCTGGTACAGCTACGGTGAAGAGCGCATCGGCCAGGGCAAGGACAACGCCCGCGGTTACCTGCGCGACAACCCGACCGTTGCCGCCAAGCTCGAAGCCGAGCTGCGCGAGAAGTTCCAGCCGTCCGAAGCCGCCCGCGAGGAAGGCGACGACGACGGCGACGACGAGTAA